A window from Hoeflea sp. IMCC20628 encodes these proteins:
- a CDS encoding copper oxidase → MMNRRQLLGASAAGAALVSSTAWSKTTNMGLPDAVLMESPLTQAPLIPSTGPDYNPVVTLNGWTLPFRMNNGVKEFHLVAEPVERELAEGMTAYLWGYNGQSIGPTIEAVEGDRVRIYVTNKLPEHTTVHWHGLILPSGMDGVGGLSQPHIPSGKTFIYEFDLVKSGTFMYHPHADEMVQMAMGMMGFFIVHPKDPSFMPVDRDFLIMLNAFDIDPGSYVPKIMTMNDFNLWTWNSRIFPDIDPLVVSKNDRVRVRVGNLTMTNHPIHMHGYDFEVTGTDGGWVRPEARWPEVSIDIPVGAMRAYEFDAKYLGDWAIHCHKSHHTMNAMGHDVPTFIGVDKSKLTRKIRTVQPEYMPMGTAGMADMAEMSMELPDNTIPMMAGWGPYGPLEMGGMFSVVKVREGISAGDYSDPGWYENPPGTQAYEWTGELPEFAKATDAATTITPAPVKAGSNG, encoded by the coding sequence ATGATGAACAGACGTCAATTACTCGGCGCAAGCGCTGCCGGAGCGGCCCTTGTCTCCTCGACCGCCTGGTCGAAAACAACGAACATGGGTCTGCCCGATGCGGTGCTTATGGAAAGCCCGCTGACCCAGGCCCCGCTGATACCGTCCACCGGACCAGACTACAATCCGGTGGTGACACTCAACGGCTGGACCTTGCCGTTCCGGATGAACAACGGTGTCAAGGAATTCCATCTGGTGGCAGAGCCGGTGGAACGGGAACTTGCGGAAGGCATGACCGCCTATCTGTGGGGCTACAATGGCCAGTCCATCGGCCCGACCATCGAGGCCGTAGAAGGCGACCGGGTCCGGATCTATGTCACCAACAAGCTTCCGGAGCACACGACGGTGCATTGGCATGGGCTGATCCTTCCGTCCGGTATGGATGGCGTGGGAGGTCTCTCGCAACCCCACATCCCTTCCGGAAAAACCTTCATCTACGAGTTCGATCTGGTGAAGTCGGGGACCTTCATGTACCACCCGCACGCCGACGAGATGGTGCAGATGGCGATGGGCATGATGGGCTTCTTCATCGTCCATCCGAAGGATCCTTCCTTCATGCCGGTCGATCGTGATTTCCTGATCATGCTCAACGCCTTCGATATCGATCCCGGCTCCTACGTGCCGAAGATCATGACGATGAACGACTTCAATCTGTGGACATGGAACAGCCGGATTTTTCCAGACATCGATCCGCTGGTGGTGTCGAAGAACGATCGCGTCCGGGTCCGCGTCGGCAACCTGACCATGACCAACCACCCGATCCACATGCATGGCTACGATTTCGAGGTAACCGGCACCGATGGCGGCTGGGTCCGGCCCGAAGCACGTTGGCCGGAAGTGTCGATCGACATTCCGGTGGGCGCGATGCGGGCCTATGAATTTGATGCCAAGTATCTGGGCGACTGGGCCATCCATTGCCACAAGTCCCATCACACCATGAACGCCATGGGACATGACGTGCCGACTTTCATCGGTGTCGACAAATCGAAACTCACCAGGAAGATCCGGACCGTGCAGCCTGAATACATGCCGATGGGAACCGCCGGCATGGCCGACATGGCGGAAATGTCGATGGAACTGCCCGACAACACCATTCCGATGATGGCCGGATGGGGCCCCTACGGACCGCTGGAAATGGGCGGCATGTTCTCGGTCGTCAAGGTCCGCGAGGGCATCTCGGCTGGCGATTACAGCGATCCCGGCTGGTACGAAAACCCTCCCGGAACCCAGGCCTATGAGTGGACCGGCGAATTGCCGGAATTCGCCAAGGCGACAGACGCAGCCACAACAATCACGCCAGCGCCGGTGAAAGCCGGCAGCAATGGCTAA
- a CDS encoding cupredoxin family protein has translation MKTLLIASASFLAMTALAGASGTHSSGHDSMMAIGNPGKASEVSRTIEVTMKETDDGEMIFEPKEINVEKGETIRFMVMNRGELEHEFVLDDHDGVMEHKGLMERMPEMEHDDPNSVRLDPGMDGEVIWSFANAGPFEFACLIPGHYDSGMKGMLTVTGH, from the coding sequence ATGAAAACTCTCCTGATTGCATCCGCGTCATTCCTGGCGATGACAGCACTGGCTGGTGCCAGTGGAACCCATTCCAGCGGTCATGACAGCATGATGGCCATCGGCAACCCCGGCAAGGCATCCGAAGTCAGCCGAACAATCGAAGTGACCATGAAGGAAACCGACGACGGCGAAATGATCTTCGAACCCAAGGAAATCAACGTCGAGAAGGGCGAGACCATCCGCTTCATGGTGATGAACAGGGGCGAACTGGAGCATGAGTTCGTGCTCGATGATCATGACGGCGTGATGGAGCACAAGGGGCTGATGGAGCGGATGCCCGAGATGGAGCATGACGATCCCAATTCCGTGCGTCTCGATCCGGGCATGGATGGCGAAGTCATCTGGAGCTTCGCGAATGCGGGACCGTTCGAATTCGCATGCCTGATCCCCGGCCACTACGATTCCGGCATGAAAGGCATGCTCACTGTTACCGGCCATTAA
- a CDS encoding copper-binding protein, giving the protein MRKIATLALASMIAMTGVTAAFATEYTKGVVKKVDMKAGKVTIIHEELANLEMPAMTMVFRTVDPAMLERMKPGDNVEFIADRVKGKLTVTELKP; this is encoded by the coding sequence ATGCGCAAAATCGCAACTCTCGCCCTTGCTTCGATGATCGCCATGACTGGCGTCACTGCGGCCTTCGCAACCGAATACACCAAAGGCGTCGTCAAGAAAGTCGACATGAAGGCTGGCAAGGTGACCATCATCCATGAGGAACTGGCCAATCTCGAAATGCCGGCCATGACCATGGTGTTTCGCACCGTCGACCCGGCCATGCTGGAGCGGATGAAGCCAGGAGACAATGTTGAGTTCATCGCCGACCGGGTGAAGGGCAAACTGACCGTTACAGAATTAAAGCCGTAG
- the otnI gene encoding 2-oxo-tetronate isomerase gives MPRFAANLSMMFTEHAFADRFQAAADAGFSAVEFLFPYDHPAETIARWCEAAQVEQVLFNLKPGDMEAGDRGLAALPERKAEFRQSVQTALDYASVIGTRRLHMMAGLADAGDPLQRAAYIDSMAFAADAAAEHGICILIEPINRRDMPGYFLNDFGLAADLLTELDHPNAWLQFDIYHRQIMHGDVLKGLEQLMPMIGHVQIASVSDRHEPGSGELDDFRVFEALDDLGYQGFVGCEYRPEAETLDGLGWIRRTRAT, from the coding sequence ATGCCGCGCTTCGCCGCCAACCTGTCGATGATGTTTACCGAGCACGCGTTTGCGGATCGCTTCCAGGCCGCCGCCGATGCCGGGTTCAGCGCGGTGGAATTCCTGTTTCCCTATGATCATCCGGCCGAGACCATTGCCAGATGGTGTGAGGCGGCACAGGTCGAGCAGGTGCTGTTCAACCTGAAGCCGGGCGATATGGAAGCCGGAGATCGTGGACTGGCCGCCCTGCCGGAGCGAAAGGCCGAGTTCCGCCAATCCGTCCAGACAGCGCTCGACTATGCAAGCGTCATCGGGACGCGGCGTCTGCACATGATGGCCGGCCTTGCTGATGCGGGCGATCCGCTGCAGCGCGCGGCCTATATCGACAGCATGGCCTTTGCCGCCGATGCGGCCGCGGAGCATGGCATCTGCATCCTGATCGAACCGATCAACCGGCGTGACATGCCGGGTTATTTCCTCAATGATTTCGGGCTTGCCGCAGATCTGCTCACCGAGCTTGATCATCCCAATGCCTGGCTGCAATTTGACATCTATCACCGCCAGATCATGCATGGCGACGTGCTCAAGGGGCTTGAACAGCTGATGCCGATGATCGGTCATGTGCAGATTGCCTCGGTGTCCGACCGGCATGAACCCGGATCGGGCGAGCTTGATGATTTCCGGGTCTTCGAGGCGCTGGATGATCTGGGCTACCAGGGCTTTGTCGGCTGCGAATACAGGCCCGAAGCCGAAACACTTGACGGGCTTGGCTGGATCCGGCGGACCCGCGCCACCTGA
- a CDS encoding MFS transporter yields MSTSTLAAAPLLSPQRFAVSLMFLVNGFLVGSWAPKIPEFALRLNLDESDLGLMIMCFGIGSLCAMPAVGALIAGRGSRRVMLALAAATIACLPFVTIAPSIWVAAIALFVFGGVIGGMDVAMNANAVEVEKRQGRAIMSSCHGFWSLGGVAGAGLGGLLIAGYGEHIHALAASALVLVGVALAWPRALADPPHPQEAHIHGQPSKRPGLLAAGATVWLTGIICLIMMTPEGAILDWGALYLRQELGASPALSGLAFGAFSAAMALMRFLGDFVRDRFGAVTTFRVSAILAMVGLGLAGAAPSAEAAIFGFALAGLGFANTVPIAFSAAGNLPGLPQGLAISVVTFMGYSGILFAPSVIGFIAEHTGFALIYMALPVFVILPLVFSGLMRHADRPQG; encoded by the coding sequence ATGTCCACGTCCACCCTTGCTGCTGCGCCGCTCCTCTCCCCTCAGCGCTTTGCCGTCTCCCTGATGTTCCTCGTCAATGGCTTCCTGGTGGGAAGCTGGGCGCCGAAAATTCCCGAATTTGCACTGCGGCTGAACCTCGATGAGAGTGATCTCGGATTGATGATCATGTGTTTCGGCATCGGCTCGCTCTGTGCCATGCCGGCTGTCGGAGCGCTGATTGCAGGACGGGGGTCTCGCCGTGTGATGCTGGCATTGGCGGCAGCGACGATTGCCTGCCTGCCGTTCGTGACCATTGCGCCGTCGATATGGGTCGCGGCGATTGCACTGTTTGTATTTGGCGGCGTCATCGGCGGCATGGATGTCGCCATGAATGCCAATGCGGTGGAGGTGGAAAAACGCCAGGGCCGCGCCATCATGTCCTCCTGTCATGGCTTCTGGAGCCTGGGCGGCGTCGCCGGCGCCGGGCTTGGCGGATTGTTGATTGCCGGCTACGGGGAGCACATTCACGCGCTCGCCGCCTCCGCGCTGGTTCTAGTGGGTGTGGCTCTGGCCTGGCCCAGAGCCCTCGCCGATCCGCCGCACCCGCAGGAGGCGCATATCCATGGACAACCTTCCAAGCGGCCTGGCCTGCTGGCTGCCGGCGCAACCGTGTGGCTGACCGGCATCATCTGCCTGATCATGATGACACCGGAAGGCGCCATCCTCGATTGGGGCGCGCTGTATCTGCGGCAGGAACTGGGCGCCAGCCCTGCCCTGTCAGGACTGGCCTTCGGAGCATTTTCGGCCGCCATGGCGCTGATGCGGTTTCTCGGGGATTTTGTGCGCGACAGGTTCGGCGCGGTCACCACATTTCGGGTCTCGGCCATCCTTGCCATGGTCGGCCTCGGTCTTGCCGGGGCAGCACCTTCGGCGGAAGCCGCGATTTTCGGCTTTGCGCTCGCCGGCCTCGGATTTGCCAACACCGTACCGATCGCCTTCTCGGCCGCCGGCAACCTGCCCGGCCTTCCGCAGGGACTGGCAATCTCGGTGGTCACCTTCATGGGCTATTCGGGCATTCTGTTCGCGCCCTCGGTCATCGGCTTCATCGCCGAGCACACCGGCTTCGCGCTGATCTACATGGCCTTGCCGGTGTTTGTCATCCTGCCGCTGGTCTTCTCCGGCCTGATGCGGCACGCCGATCGGCCACAGGGCTGA
- a CDS encoding fatty acid desaturase → METASAREWVGRLRPYRQPDDRRSAFETFLTCGLLVFFWVLMWFALSISTLLTLALSIPAALMMVRLFIIQHDCGHGSMFSSAKWNDRVGRALGVITLTPYDYWRRSHAMHHAASGNLDRRGIGDIDTLTVEEYLALSSFGRLKYRLYRHPIVMFGIGPAFIFLLQHRLPVVALKDGVMSWASVMITNLAILTTWVALGLLVGFKAFLIIHLPIMLIGASVGVWMFYVQHQFDPTHWERTPEWERESAALHGSSFYDLPKPLMWLTGNIGIHHVHHLSSRIPFYKLPQVLRDFPELADIGRLSLWQSFRCVRLTLWDEERRRLVPFRSLRNRTAAAAA, encoded by the coding sequence ATGGAGACAGCATCAGCGAGGGAATGGGTTGGGCGCTTGCGGCCCTACAGGCAGCCGGATGACCGGCGTAGCGCATTTGAAACATTCCTTACCTGCGGGCTTCTGGTCTTCTTCTGGGTGTTGATGTGGTTCGCGCTTTCCATCAGCACGCTTCTGACGCTGGCGCTGTCGATCCCGGCAGCCCTGATGATGGTGCGATTGTTCATCATTCAGCATGATTGCGGCCATGGATCGATGTTTTCGTCGGCCAAGTGGAATGATCGGGTCGGCCGTGCGCTGGGCGTGATCACGCTTACGCCTTATGATTACTGGCGCCGTTCTCATGCCATGCACCACGCGGCTTCTGGGAATCTTGATCGTCGCGGCATTGGCGACATTGATACGCTGACGGTGGAAGAATATCTCGCCCTGAGCAGTTTTGGTCGTCTGAAATATCGTCTTTATCGTCACCCCATAGTGATGTTCGGTATCGGGCCAGCCTTTATCTTCCTGCTGCAGCACCGCTTGCCGGTCGTTGCGCTGAAGGACGGGGTGATGTCCTGGGCAAGCGTCATGATTACCAACCTTGCCATTTTGACCACATGGGTGGCGCTCGGATTGCTGGTCGGCTTCAAGGCATTCCTGATCATTCATCTGCCGATCATGCTGATTGGCGCTTCTGTCGGCGTCTGGATGTTCTATGTCCAGCACCAATTCGATCCAACCCATTGGGAGCGGACACCGGAGTGGGAGCGGGAATCGGCCGCTTTGCACGGCAGTTCGTTTTATGACCTGCCCAAGCCGTTGATGTGGCTGACCGGCAATATCGGTATTCATCACGTGCATCATCTTTCGAGCCGTATCCCGTTTTACAAACTGCCTCAGGTTCTCAGGGATTTCCCTGAATTGGCCGACATCGGCCGATTGAGCCTGTGGCAGAGCTTCCGCTGCGTACGTCTGACGTTGTGGGATGAGGAGCGACGGCGGCTTGTTCCGTTCCGTTCGCTTCGCAACCGGACTGCGGCTGCCGCAGCTTGA
- a CDS encoding cold-shock protein: MKTGTVKFYNDQKGFGFIAPDDGSKDVFVHATALERAGMRGLAEGQKVTFDTAEDRRTGKTAVSTIQAD; encoded by the coding sequence ATGAAAACCGGTACTGTCAAATTCTACAACGACCAAAAGGGCTTCGGCTTCATCGCACCTGACGACGGCAGCAAGGATGTATTCGTACACGCCACTGCACTTGAGCGTGCTGGCATGCGCGGTCTGGCCGAAGGCCAGAAGGTGACTTTCGACACCGCTGAAGACCGTCGCACCGGCAAGACCGCCGTTTCGACAATCCAGGCTGACTGA
- the rpmF gene encoding 50S ribosomal protein L32, whose translation MAVPKRKTTPSKRGMRRSADALKAPTYVEDKNSGELRRPHHIDLKTGMYRGRQVLTPKESV comes from the coding sequence ATGGCTGTTCCGAAGCGTAAAACCACCCCGTCCAAGCGCGGCATGCGCCGCTCCGCTGACGCCCTTAAGGCACCGACCTATGTCGAGGACAAGAATTCCGGCGAACTGCGCCGTCCGCACCACATTGACCTGAAGACAGGCATGTATCGCGGCCGCCAGGTTCTGACGCCAAAAGAAAGCGTCTAA
- a CDS encoding glutathione S-transferase family protein, whose translation MADPVLYIGNKNYSSWSFRPWIGMRVAGIAFEEKLVPFDMAGGNPAFKAFSPTGKVPVLVDGDLTVWESLAILDHLARKHPETALWPDRPAHRSRAMAMSAEMMSSFQALRSACPMNMRRARQPIEASPAILADVSRIQTLWNDCLEQNGGPFLFGGFSVADAMFAPVVNRLDVYAFQTSAVVAEYMATMKALPAWREWEAAGRAEPWIVEHDEA comes from the coding sequence ATGGCCGACCCGGTGCTCTATATTGGCAACAAGAATTACTCGTCCTGGTCATTCCGGCCATGGATCGGCATGCGCGTCGCCGGCATTGCCTTTGAGGAAAAACTGGTGCCGTTCGACATGGCCGGCGGAAACCCCGCGTTCAAGGCGTTTTCGCCCACCGGCAAGGTTCCGGTTCTCGTCGATGGTGACCTCACCGTCTGGGAATCACTGGCCATCCTCGATCACCTCGCCCGCAAGCACCCTGAAACCGCTTTGTGGCCGGATCGCCCGGCGCATCGCAGCAGGGCAATGGCGATGAGTGCCGAGATGATGTCGTCGTTCCAGGCGTTGCGATCAGCCTGCCCGATGAACATGCGGCGCGCACGTCAGCCAATTGAGGCCTCACCTGCCATACTGGCGGATGTAAGCCGCATTCAAACGCTCTGGAACGATTGTCTGGAACAAAATGGCGGACCGTTCCTGTTCGGCGGCTTTTCGGTTGCCGACGCCATGTTTGCCCCGGTGGTCAACCGGCTCGATGTGTATGCCTTCCAGACCAGCGCTGTCGTGGCCGAATACATGGCAACGATGAAAGCACTGCCTGCCTGGCGCGAGTGGGAAGCTGCAGGCCGCGCAGAGCCATGGATTGTTGAACATGACGAAGCCTGA
- the mtgA gene encoding monofunctional biosynthetic peptidoglycan transglycosylase → MLVWVLALVLMAIALPYLLVPLYALPQMHPVSTLMLGEIITGRSYQRQWVTFDKIAPVLVQSVMMSEDGQYCTHSGIDWQALNLVIDDALEGEATRGASTIPMQTAKNLFLPPTRSVLRKALEIPLAMWMDIVWSKRRLMEIYLNIAEWAPGIYGVEAASQAYFGVPAEKLSRRQSALLAVTLPNPIKRNAANPSRSMNRLAGVIEKRAQQSGAYIKCLYD, encoded by the coding sequence ATGCTGGTCTGGGTTCTTGCTCTCGTCCTCATGGCGATAGCTCTGCCCTATCTGCTGGTGCCGCTTTATGCCCTGCCGCAGATGCATCCGGTATCGACATTGATGCTGGGCGAGATCATCACCGGCCGTTCCTATCAACGCCAATGGGTCACGTTCGACAAGATCGCTCCGGTGCTGGTCCAATCGGTGATGATGTCGGAGGATGGCCAGTATTGCACGCATTCCGGCATCGACTGGCAAGCGCTCAATCTCGTCATAGATGACGCGCTGGAGGGCGAGGCGACGCGCGGTGCGAGCACCATTCCGATGCAGACTGCCAAGAACCTGTTCCTGCCACCCACGCGGTCTGTGCTGCGCAAGGCGCTGGAGATCCCCCTGGCGATGTGGATGGACATAGTCTGGTCAAAACGGCGGCTGATGGAGATCTATCTTAACATCGCCGAATGGGCGCCCGGCATTTATGGCGTCGAGGCCGCGTCACAGGCCTATTTCGGCGTGCCGGCTGAAAAGCTCTCACGCCGCCAGTCTGCCTTGCTGGCGGTTACCCTCCCCAACCCGATCAAGCGCAATGCCGCCAACCCCTCGCGCAGCATGAACCGGCTGGCGGGCGTCATCGAAAAACGGGCACAGCAGTCCGGCGCTTACATCAAATGCCTTTATGACTGA
- a CDS encoding polyprenyl synthetase family protein yields MTSTHTDSFEARLDATARDVAATLETLLSPMHLKGEIARPDHLMAAMRHGVLNGGKRLRPFLVLESAKLLGVPHDAAMRVAAALECIHCYSLIHDDLPAMDDDDLRRGQPTVHIAFDEATAILAGDALLTLAFDILSAPETELPAEIKLALINQLARAAGVGGMVGGQALDLQAEQAMPDEAGILQLQAMKTGALLRYACAAGAIAAGADNETLTRMNRFGEVIGLAFQLADDLLDVTSNAATMGKATGKDAGRGKATLLSLHGNDAVRRRLDMLVEEAALLLDPFGARAEPLKQAAKFIASRNR; encoded by the coding sequence ATGACCAGCACTCACACAGACAGTTTCGAAGCACGGCTTGATGCCACAGCCAGGGACGTGGCGGCGACGCTGGAAACACTGCTGTCGCCAATGCATCTGAAGGGCGAGATCGCCCGGCCGGACCATCTGATGGCGGCTATGCGCCATGGCGTGTTGAATGGCGGCAAACGGCTTCGTCCGTTTCTGGTGTTGGAGAGTGCAAAGCTGTTGGGTGTGCCGCACGATGCGGCCATGCGAGTGGCTGCGGCGCTTGAATGCATCCACTGCTATTCGCTGATCCATGACGATCTTCCGGCGATGGACGATGACGACCTCAGGCGCGGCCAGCCGACGGTCCACATTGCCTTCGATGAGGCAACGGCGATCCTGGCCGGCGATGCGCTTCTGACCCTGGCCTTTGATATCCTGTCGGCACCTGAGACTGAACTGCCTGCGGAGATCAAATTGGCATTGATCAATCAGCTTGCCCGGGCGGCGGGTGTCGGCGGTATGGTCGGTGGACAGGCGCTGGACCTGCAAGCCGAGCAGGCAATGCCGGATGAAGCCGGCATCTTGCAGCTGCAGGCCATGAAAACCGGCGCGCTGCTGCGCTATGCCTGCGCTGCGGGGGCCATTGCCGCTGGAGCAGACAACGAAACCCTGACCCGCATGAACAGGTTTGGCGAAGTCATCGGGCTTGCATTTCAATTGGCCGATGATTTGCTCGATGTAACCTCGAATGCCGCGACCATGGGCAAGGCGACGGGCAAGGATGCCGGTCGCGGCAAGGCAACATTGCTGTCCTTGCATGGCAATGATGCAGTTCGGCGGCGGCTGGATATGCTGGTTGAGGAAGCGGCATTGCTGCTGGATCCGTTCGGTGCCAGGGCTGAGCCGCTGAAGCAGGCTGCAAAATTCATCGCCAGCCGCAACAGGTAG
- a CDS encoding response regulator: MTQADKKQDETAVARRSIISLRIGYIVSLAALAIICAFFFTEQNKRNRSIQQIGELSESLAKLDLEMRAIADRSNRLAQTYSEYQAYQDPRLVNATLTEKRKIRDAMPVDPDILSALSSLEFRFEKTRTSLENLRREWLQAPTDLIHEIQVKSRYMTNKDPLLNHAQMLGSERIKAVRTKKDIYWAGREINGLYEEIIRPTNLYVQEQFRDYLASLSLAQGALLQRYLLATMGLLLVLGLGVFVPIDLIIRQMIKRLQDKTREVDAALTKAQLGDRAKSEFLATMSHEIRTPMNGVLGMAELLTRTELDTRQRTFTDVILKSGNALLEIINDILDFSKIDAGQLVLDPKPFNLVDTAEDVATLMSSRVVEKDIELVVRIAPGLPDKLIGDPGRIRQVLTNLIGNAVKFTEQGHVMVDINWREAEKVGRAERLSISIAVRDTGIGIPAAKLDAIFDKFSQVDGSSTRKHEGTGLGLAIATRLVELMGGRIEVESELGVGSTFSFTVEMDVDGETSVKAAPSYQAPGRRVLVIDDNAINRMILTEQIRDWGFDCVAVEGGEIGLDLLRHARSNLGIGIDLVVLDFQMPGMSGAEVAKAIRSDPHISNTPILVLSSVDQADQLEALKNLDIFAQLTKPVRTAQLRKTVQTALHQLDIEPDQKKAVPVRTQEFQNSTTRIKTAGEADPAPASRTEPLVLVAEDNPINQIVFQQTLDGMGHVHRLAVNGREAVRLWRELRPTLVLMDVSMPELNGLEATAEIRTIEAREGLLPTPIIAVTAHSLKGDEDRCLAAGMDDYLSKPISPEKLGAMIDRWLPIAMTNVNAA, from the coding sequence ATGACACAAGCAGACAAAAAACAGGATGAAACGGCTGTCGCGCGGAGATCGATCATCTCCCTGCGTATCGGCTATATCGTATCGCTGGCAGCGCTCGCGATTATCTGTGCGTTCTTCTTCACCGAGCAAAACAAGCGCAACAGATCCATCCAGCAAATTGGCGAGCTGTCGGAGAGTCTGGCGAAACTCGACCTGGAAATGCGCGCCATCGCAGACCGTAGCAACCGTCTGGCGCAGACTTACAGCGAGTATCAGGCCTATCAGGACCCGAGGCTTGTCAATGCAACGCTTACGGAAAAGCGGAAAATCCGTGATGCAATGCCGGTGGACCCAGACATCCTGTCTGCGCTTTCAAGCCTGGAGTTCCGTTTCGAGAAAACCCGCACGAGCCTCGAGAACCTGAGAAGAGAATGGCTTCAGGCACCAACTGATCTGATCCATGAGATCCAGGTAAAATCGCGGTACATGACCAATAAGGATCCACTTCTGAATCATGCACAGATGCTTGGATCCGAACGCATAAAAGCGGTGCGGACGAAGAAGGATATCTATTGGGCGGGTCGGGAAATCAATGGGCTCTATGAGGAAATCATCCGGCCGACCAATCTGTATGTGCAGGAACAGTTCCGCGATTATCTGGCCAGTCTGTCACTGGCGCAGGGTGCGCTGCTTCAGCGTTACCTTCTGGCTACCATGGGGCTTTTGCTGGTGCTTGGGCTCGGCGTCTTTGTGCCGATCGATCTGATTATCCGCCAGATGATCAAGCGACTGCAGGATAAAACCCGTGAGGTCGATGCGGCTTTGACCAAGGCGCAACTGGGTGACCGCGCCAAATCCGAGTTTCTCGCCACGATGAGTCATGAAATCCGCACACCGATGAACGGGGTGCTGGGTATGGCTGAACTGTTGACCCGGACCGAACTCGATACCAGGCAACGTACATTTACAGATGTGATCCTCAAATCAGGCAATGCGCTTCTGGAGATCATCAACGACATCCTCGACTTTTCCAAGATCGATGCTGGCCAATTGGTGCTGGATCCGAAACCGTTCAATCTTGTCGACACGGCCGAGGATGTGGCGACCTTGATGTCATCGCGCGTGGTCGAGAAGGACATCGAGCTGGTGGTTCGCATCGCGCCGGGTCTGCCGGACAAGCTGATCGGGGATCCTGGCCGGATAAGGCAGGTCCTGACCAACCTTATCGGCAATGCGGTGAAGTTTACCGAGCAAGGCCATGTCATGGTCGACATCAACTGGCGCGAAGCCGAGAAGGTCGGTCGAGCGGAGCGGCTGTCGATCTCCATTGCGGTTCGCGATACCGGGATCGGGATACCGGCCGCAAAGCTTGACGCCATTTTTGACAAGTTCAGCCAGGTGGATGGATCGTCAACCCGCAAACACGAGGGCACCGGTCTTGGCCTGGCGATAGCCACCCGATTGGTGGAGCTCATGGGCGGCAGGATTGAGGTCGAAAGTGAACTCGGCGTTGGGTCCACTTTCAGCTTTACCGTCGAAATGGATGTGGACGGGGAAACCAGTGTCAAAGCGGCACCATCATACCAGGCGCCCGGCCGCCGGGTTCTGGTCATAGATGACAATGCGATCAACCGCATGATCCTGACCGAGCAGATTCGCGACTGGGGATTTGATTGCGTGGCAGTGGAAGGCGGCGAGATTGGCCTCGATCTCTTGCGGCATGCCCGATCGAATCTCGGTATCGGCATTGATCTTGTGGTGCTCGATTTCCAGATGCCGGGCATGTCGGGTGCAGAAGTCGCCAAGGCGATCCGCTCCGATCCCCATATCAGCAACACGCCCATTCTTGTGCTGTCCTCAGTCGACCAGGCAGATCAACTCGAGGCGCTGAAGAATCTCGATATCTTCGCGCAGTTGACCAAACCGGTCCGCACGGCGCAATTGCGCAAGACCGTGCAGACGGCTCTGCATCAACTCGACATTGAACCTGATCAGAAAAAGGCCGTGCCGGTTCGAACTCAGGAATTTCAGAATTCGACCACGCGGATTAAGACCGCTGGCGAGGCGGACCCTGCCCCGGCAAGCCGGACAGAGCCACTGGTGCTGGTGGCCGAAGACAATCCGATCAACCAGATTGTCTTTCAGCAAACGCTGGACGGTATGGGACATGTTCACAGACTGGCCGTCAACGGACGCGAAGCCGTCCGCTTGTGGAGGGAACTGCGCCCGACGCTGGTGCTGATGGATGTCTCCATGCCGGAGCTCAATGGCCTGGAGGCAACGGCGGAAATCCGTACGATCGAAGCACGTGAAGGGCTTTTGCCGACGCCGATCATTGCGGTTACGGCGCATTCGCTCAAGGGCGATGAGGACCGGTGTCTTGCCGCCGGAATGGATGATTACCTGTCCAAACCGATATCGCCGGAAAAGCTGGGCGCCATGATTGATCGCTGGCTGCCAATCGCAATGACCAACGTGAACGCCGCCTGA